Proteins encoded within one genomic window of Humulus lupulus chromosome 1, drHumLupu1.1, whole genome shotgun sequence:
- the LOC133812708 gene encoding beta-galactosidase 3, with the protein MEMNICSKLCLLMGLVCALSLELIHCSVTYDRKAIVINGQRRILISGSIHYPRSTPEMWEDLIQKAKDGGLDVVETYVFWNVHEPSPGNYNFEGRYDLVRFIKTIQKAGLYAHLRIGPYVCAEWNFGGFPVWLKYVPGISFRTDNEPFKNAMQGFTEKIVRLMKSEHLFESQGGPIILSQIENEYGVQSKLFGPPAHNYMTWAAKMAVGLDTGVPWVMCKEEDAPDPVINTCNGFYCDTFTPNKPYKPTIWTEAWSGWFTEFGGPLHQRPVQDLAFAVARFIQRGGSFVNYYMYHGGTNFGRTAGGPFITTSYDYDAPLDEYGLIRQPKYGHLKELHRAIKMCERPLVSADPIITSLGSFQQSHVYTAENGDCAAFLSNYDTESAARVLFNNMHYNLPPWSISILPDCRNVVFNTAKIGVQTSKMEMLPTNAELFSWESYNEDVSSIDDRSTFTAPGLLEQINVTRDTSDYLWYITSVDISASESFLHGGELPTLIVQSTGHAVHVFINGQLTGSAFGTRRSRRFTYNGKVNLHAGTNRIALLSVAVGLPNVGGHYETWSTGILGPVALHGLNQGKWDLSWQKWTYQTGLKGESMDLVSPNQFSAVEWMRGSLAQQRPQPLTWHKTYFNAPEGDEPLALDMEGMGKGQIWINGQSIGRYWTAYANGNCNGCHYAGGFKPPKCQLGCGQPTQRWYHVPRSWLRPTQNLLVLFEELGGDPSRISLVKRSVSSVCAEVAEYHPTIKNWHIESYGKSEEFHSPKVHLRCNQGQSIASIKFASFGTPLGTCGSYQQGTCHSPASYSVIERKCIGKQRCAVTISNSNFGQDPCPKVLKRLTVEAVCAPMVSTTFNPVGGAN; encoded by the exons atggAGATGAATATTTGTTCCAAGTTGTGTTTGTTGATGGGTTTGGTTTGTGCTTTGAGTTTAGAATTGATTCACTGTAGTGTCACTTATGATAGGAAGGCCATTGTGATTAATGGGCAAAGAAGAATTCTTATCTCTGGTTCAATACATTACCCCAGAAGCACCCCCGAG ATGTGGGAAGATCTGATACAGAAGGCCAAAGATGGAGGTCTTGATGTGGTTGAAACCTATGTGTTCTGGAATGTGCACGAGCCTTCTCCCGGAAAT TACAATTTCGAAGGGAGATATGATTTGGTAAGGTTCATAAAAACCATACAGAAAGCAGGTCTCTATGCTCATCTTCGCATTGGACCATATGTTTGTGCAGAGTGGAATTTTGG AGGTTTTCCTGTTTGGCTAAAGTATGTTCCCGGAATCAGCTTCAGAACAGACAATGAGCCTTTTAAG AATGCAATGCAAGGGTTCACTGAAAAGATTGTGAGGCTGATGAAGAGTGAACATTTATTTGAGTCTCAGGGAGGTCCCATCATACTGTCTCAG ATTGAGAATGAATATGGAGTACAAAGTAAGTTATTTGGCCCTCCTGCTCATAACTACATGACTTGGGCTGCAAAAATGGCTGTTGGGTTGGACACTGGAGTGCCTTGGGTTATGTGCAAGGAAGAAGATGCCCCAGATCCAGTG ATAAACACGTGCAATGGTTTCTACTGTGACACTTTCACTCCCAATAAACCTTACAAACCTACCATTTGGACAGAGGCTTGGAGTGGCTG GTTTACAGAGTTTGGTGGTCCACTTCATCAAAGACCAGTTCAGGATTTGGCATTTGCGGTAGCTCGATTCATTCAGAGAGGAGGATCATTTGTTAACTACTACATG TATCATGGAGGTACGAATTTTGGACGTACAGCTGGTGGACCTTTCATCACTACCAGCTATGACTATGATGCCCCATTAGATGAATATG GTTTGATCAGGCAACCCAAGTATGGTCATCTTAAGGAGCTTCATAGAGCTATTAAGATGTGTGAGCGACCTCTAGTTTCAGCCGATCCTATCATTACTTCTCTGGGAAGTTTCCAACAG TCTCATGTATACACCGCAGAAAATGGAGACTGTGCAGCTTTTCTCTCAAATTATGATACAGAGTCAGCTGCAAGAGTGTTGTTCAATAACATGCATTATAACTTGCCTCCTTGGTCCATCAGCATTCTCCCTGATTGCCGGAATGTAGTTTTTAACACTGCAAAG ATTGGTGTTCAAACATCAAAGATGGAAATGTTGCCAACTAATGCAGAACTGTTCTCGTGGGAGAGTTATAATGAAGATGTTTCTTCCATAGATGACAGATCAACATTCACAGCTCCAGGTCTCTTGGAACAGATAAATGTCACAAGAGACACTAGTGATTACTTGTGGTACATAACTAG TGTTGATATCAGTGCATCTGAATCGTTTTTGCATGGAGGGGAACTTCCCACTCTCATTGTTCAATCAACAGGCCACGCTGTTCATGTCTTTATCAACGGACAGCTAACTG gTTCTGCCTTTGGAACAAGGCGAAGCAGGAGATTTACATATAATGGCAAGGTCAATCTTCATGCTGGAACAAACAGAATTGCGCTTCTGAGTGTCGCTGTTGGATTACCG AATGTGGGAGGACACTATGAAACATGGAGCACCGGAATCCTTGGTCCAGTTGCGCTGCATGGACTCAACCAAGGAAAGTGGGACTTATCCTGGCAGAAGTGGACCTATCAG ACTGGTCTGAAAGGAGAATCCATGGATCTTGTCTCTCCAAACCAATTTTCCGCTGTTGAATGGATGCGTGGATCATTAGCTCAGCAAAGACCACAACCATTGACATGGCACAAG ACTTATTTTAATGCGCCTGAAGGAGACGAACCGCTTGCCCTGGACATGGAAGGCATGGGGAAAGGACAAATATGGATTAATGGCCAGAGCATTGGGAGATACTGGACTGCTTATGCTAATGGTAACTGCAACGGATGCCATTATGCTGGAGGTTTTAAACCTCCCAAGTGTCAGCTCGGCTGTGGACAGCCCACTCAACGATG GTACCATGTTCCTCGGTCTTGGTTGAGGCCAACACAGAATCTCTTGGTACTTTTTGAGGAACTTGGAGGTGATCCTTCAAGAATTTCTCTTGTGAAAAGGTCTGTGTCCAGTGTGTGTGCTGAGGTCGCCGAGTACCACCCAACGATAAAGAACTGGCACATTGAAAGCTATGGAAAATCAGAAGAGTTCCACAGTCCAAAGGTTCATCTGCGGTGTAATCAAGGCCAGTCTATCGCTTCTATCAAATTCGCCAGCTTTGGAACTCCTTTGGGAACCTGTGGAAGTTACCAGCAAGGAACTTGCCATTCACCTGCTTCATATTCTGTCATAGAGAGG AAATGCATAGGGAAACAAAGATGTGCAGTCACCATATCCAATAGTAACTTTGGGCAAGATCCATGTCCTAAAGTGTTGAAGCGTCTGACAGTCGAAGCTGTTTGCGCTCCGATGGTTTCAACAACCTTCAACCCAGTTGGAGGGGCCAATTAA